The following nucleotide sequence is from Phycisphaerae bacterium.
ACGCCATCCGCATCGCTGTCCGCCTGATCAAGATTGGCCAGCCCCGGGCAGTTGTCCGATGGATCGGCGACACCGTCGACATCCACGTCCGGGTCGGCGCGATAGATCCTTGTCCGCAAATCCGACATTTTCGCCACAAATCCGATTTGCCCCTGTTCGCCCAAACCCCGCGGACTCATGTAGACGTCCATGACGGTCAATCCGTCGAGCGGGTCATCCGTGGCGATCACCTTGTCCGCCACCGGGTCCGGGCCGGTGTAGATCCCGCTGCCGCCGCCCGATGGGCGCGCGCGGTAGGCCACAGTGCCCGCGTTGTTGATCGACACGAAGTACAATTCTGCAAAGTTGTCCGTTGTATCGGCGACCGTGATCGTCGGTCCCCCGTCTCCTTTGAGAATCATCGTCTCCGTCGGGACGTCCAGCACCACCCAAAAGGCGGCAACCCCGGCGTTGTTGAAGTCCGGCTCCCCAAAGAACTGGAACGCTCCAGTGTCATCCGCGATGGTCATGGTGGGCCCGCCGTCGCCCTTGAAGACGCCGTGGACGCCGGAGTTCAGCGTCCCCTGAAACGCGACCACCCCGAAATCATTGAGCGAGGCGATACGGGCCAGGGAATTGAAGCCGGCGAGCGTGCTGGCGATCGTCGTCTCTGCGCCGTCCATTCGGATAATCTCCTCCCCGCCACCGTCCAGCACCGCCATGTAGGCCACCGCTCCGGAGCTGTTAATCGAGGGCAAGCTGCCGAAATCGGCGTGCGGGCCACTCGAATCCTCAATCGTCGTCGTCGACAGTCCGTCGCCGGTGAAGATGCCGAACTCGCCACTGTCCAATTCCGCGTAAAAGACCACTGTGCCCACATGATTGATGTCGGGGGACGCCGGAATAAAGATGCCCATGACCGGCTCATACTCAAAACTTGCGAACGCGCCGCTGGTGTCGGCGATGGTCGTCGTCGCGCCGCCGTTGCCGGTGAAGATGCCGCTCCCGCCCGAATCAAGATTGGCGAAGAAGGCCACGACCCCATGTTCATTGACCGCGGGCGCGCCATGTCCGCCGGAGTCGGAAAACGACGAGAACTCACCGCTGGTGTCGGCGATCCGCGTGAAGACGTAGTCGATCGCGCGGGCGTCTTGATATGAACCGAGCAGCGAGGCCAACGCCCACAGCGGCAGAGTCCGATGCCAACTCAAGCGACGGGGCCGCCGTACGAGTTTCGACTCTCTCCAATTAATTTTCATGTTCGACATGCTCCCTTCTTCCTGACTCGACAGCCGTTGTTGCGCGCCTGTTACAGGCCCGAACGTTTCGATGTCGAATCATGCGAACCCCGATGCGAAGGTCCGGGGCGTCGCGGCGTGCGAGGGGATTATGCGAGGATGATCATCCTACTGAAGGCATGACAACGTCACAATACGAAATGGATTTGCGGATTGCAAAAACCGGGGTGGAATACCTACGTTGATGCGTATTTGTACGTGTGCGTATGCTGCACGCAATCGATTGCGACACAAACGCCAATGGCTCTGCGGGGCTGCGTCGGGGAGAATGCACTCAGATTGGCTGCAAATGGAGATGAAAAGTCAAGAATCAGATTACGAAGTCGCGGCGCGCGCGGGCGAACCGCTTCGAACTCCAGTGCGCGCTCAATCGGCCACGGCCGTGTCGTAAATCGGCAACTATGACTGAATCGTCGACGGCAGCGGGGCCTTCAAGCTACCGCCGACTTCGCGTCCACTTCCAGCCGAGCAGCAACATCGGCATGAAAAGTCCAACCGTTGGGAATACGCCAGGCGCGCAGCAACCGGGCGTCGGTTGCGGGCCGGGCGGCACGGGTGGCGGAGGGTCGAGGCAGTCGGCCGTTCCGTTGCCGTTGGCGTCGGCATCGGATACTCCGCAGCCGCATACGCCGGGGGCGGTCTTGCCGGGATCGGCGGGGCAGTCATCGTTGCAGTCGGCCGTGCCGTCGCCGTCGCCGTCGGTGTCGGGGGTGCCGCAGCCGCACTGGCCGGGCGCGGACTTGTTCGGATCGGCCGGGCAGGTATCCAAGTCGTCGCCGACGCCGTCGCCGTCATGGTCGATGATGACAAATTCAACATACCGCAAGTTGTATCCCGCGATCTGCGTGCCGACCAAGACGCCGGCCCGGGTCATTTCAAAGGCCCCGCCCGGCAGGTTGCCCGTTGTGGTTCGCGCCGGCGTGGTGATCAGCAGGTTCCCGTTGCCGAGTTCGGCAAGACCTTGAAATCCGAGAAGCTCAGTGGGGGCATGGCGGGAGACGAACGCACCCGCGGAGGAGTGCGTGACGATTCCACGCAGGTCACCGAAGGTTACCGCCGAAAGGACGGCGCCATCCGACGCCCCCAGCAACTGGAGTGGAGTGCCGTTGATGTCGGCGAAGTCCCCCAGGGAAGCGCCGGCGGAGTCGTATGCATGGATCGCACCGTTGCCAGATCCAGACACGAGCGCGGTTCCGTTGGCGCGGAAGATAATATCCTGTGGGCTGGACAACCCACCGGCGCCTGGCGCGATGAAGTTGCCGACGTGATTCCCGCCGGAGTCGAATTCGGCCACTGCGTTCGCATTGGCGCCGGCGGTAACGCAAACGACTAGATTTCCATTGGGCCGGATAGCCATTCCAAAGGGCGAATCCATGATCGCCAGATTCGCGCCGCCCGCCGGGGCGAAGACGCCCAAATAGTTGCCGTCGAAGTCGTAGGCCTGCACCACGTCCGCCGTGCTGTCGGACACGAGGACGATGTTCTGGTTCGGGCCGAGGATGGCGGCGACGGGACTGGGCAGGTTGACGGGATCGGAGGGAATGAAGTCGGGATCGACGAGATCGCCATCCTCCGGATCAAAGGCCATGACGCGATTGCTGGTGGCGTCGGCGACCAGGAGCAGTCCGACGCGGGAGAGGAGGGCCAGGGCCGGGTCGGCCAAGCCGCAATCGATCGTGCCATTGCCCTGGTGGTCGACGTCCGGCTCGGCGCAACCACAAACGCCGGGTGCGGTCTTGAGGATTCCGAAATCGCAGGTTTCGCAGGCATTGCCAACGCCGTCTCCATCGGAATCGGTCTGCGCGCCGTTGGCGAGCCCGGGGCAATTATCGTCGGTGTCGGATGCGCCATCCATGTCGGCGTCCACATAGACGACGCCGTTAACCAGGAGAACGAACCGGTATTCAGAGTCGGCGGTAGTGCCGTCGTCCTGGATCCGGACATAATAGGTGCCGTCGGCGGGTAACGTCACGGAGCCTGCGGCATTGGCGTCGTCCGTATCAAAGTTGTCGCCTTCGCCCGCGGCCCCCCCGAGAACAGTCGTGCCATCCGTATCGAGGATATGCAAATCGGTGTCCGTAAAGTCGCCGTCGTCGTCGGGATTATCATCCACGATGACCGCAACGACGGCATCTTGAGATGCGGTGAACTCGAAGAAATCGGGGGTACCTCCGAGCGTGCCGCTCATGACAGCCGCGGAAATGAAATCGGCGGTTCCCGAAGAATTGTTAGCTTCGGTCTCCGCGGCGGTCGCGGCGGGGTTGACGACCGCCTGGAAAAGCGAATAACTCGAGATTGTGTCGTCGTCTCCAACCTCAAAAACCTGATAAAAGACGTTTCCGGCCTGCGCGGGGGACACTGCGGCACCGGCAATGGCCGAACTCGAATCGAGGGCCGCCCCCGGCGGACCGCTATCATTGTCTTCTTCGATCAGGCTGCCATCGTGGCCGAGTATTCGCAGAAACGAGTCTATCGACGTGGTTGAGCCGCTGGTATCCACATAGGCGAAGATGAGATCGCCCGCCGCCGCGCCCTCGCGACGATAAAAGTCGCCGTCCCCGTTGGGGGTGATACCGCCCGAGGCGAGTTCATTGTGGCGGATGAAATTCGACTGACCCATGTTGTCGTTTGGCTCTGTCTCGCAAACGAAGCCGCCCAACGTCACACCCAAGACCAGGAATAAGAGGAAGGAGAGGCTCATCGGCCTCAACCACCGCGTCGATCGACTCTTCCGAATTTGCCGGGCGGTCGTTTCACACATGGCTTTTTTCTCCTTCGCGAGGATGTTGCGATCACGCGTAATCGCGCGAGAACGGGACTCATTTGAATCACGAACTACAACAGCCGGGAATCGCTCTGTGATTCCGCTCCGAACGGTCCATTCTAACAAATCGCAGGACGCGGCCAAGCGAAATTGCGCGGATCGAGCGCTCGGTCGAATTGCGCGCCGCATTTCAGATTCAGAATTATCGGACGGGAGAAGAAGCGACCTTCGTCATTCCACTGTCACGGACTTGGCCAGATTCCGCGGCTTGTCCACGTCGCAGCCGCGCAAGACCGCTGCGTGGTAGGCGAGAAGTTGCAGTGGAACGATGGTCACCATCGGCTGTAGCGGCTCGGGGACGTCGGGTACGTAGAAGACATGCTCGGCGAGCGACGCGATCTCTTCGTCCCCCTCGGTGGCGACGACGATCACGCGGCCGCTGCGGGCCCGCACTTCCTCGATGTTGCTGACGACCTTGTCGTACTGGCTGTTCTTCGTGGCGATGAAGACGACCGGCATGTCCTTGGTGATCAGGGCGATGGGTCCATGCTTCATCTCGGCGGCGGGCATGCCCTCGGCGTGGATGTAGGAGATTTCCTTGAGCTTGAGCGCGCCTTCCAGCGCGGTCGGATAGTTGTACCCGCGGCCCAGGTAGAGCCAGTTTTCGGCGTCCTTGAAACGCTCGGCGACTTCGCGGATCGCGTCGCTCTGCGCGGTGATGCGGCGGATCTTATCCGGCAGACCGTCGAGCGCCGTCAGGATCGACAACAAATCCGGCTGCGAAAGATGTCGCCGCCGACCCAGGTACAGCGCCATCATCGTCAGCACGAGCACCTGGCCGATGTACGCCTTGGTGCTGGCGACGCCGATCTCCGGGCCGACGTGCAGATAGATGCCCGCATCCGTCTCGCGGGCGATGGTCGAGCCGACGGCGTTGACGACGCCCAGGCCCAACGCGCCCTTATCTCGCGCTTCGCGAAGCGCGGCGAGCGTGTCCGCGGTTTC
It contains:
- a CDS encoding choice-of-anchor tandem repeat NxxGxxAF-containing protein, whose translation is MSNMKINWRESKLVRRPRRLSWHRTLPLWALASLLGSYQDARAIDYVFTRIADTSGEFSSFSDSGGHGAPAVNEHGVVAFFANLDSGGSGIFTGNGGATTTIADTSGAFASFEYEPVMGIFIPASPDINHVGTVVFYAELDSGEFGIFTGDGLSTTTIEDSSGPHADFGSLPSINSSGAVAYMAVLDGGGEEIIRMDGAETTIASTLAGFNSLARIASLNDFGVVAFQGTLNSGVHGVFKGDGGPTMTIADDTGAFQFFGEPDFNNAGVAAFWVVLDVPTETMILKGDGGPTITVADTTDNFAELYFVSINNAGTVAYRARPSGGGSGIYTGPDPVADKVIATDDPLDGLTVMDVYMSPRGLGEQGQIGFVAKMSDLRTRIYRADPDVDVDGVADPSDNCPGLANLDQADSDADGVGDPCDACPGANDVADANMNGMADCLEPAPAGCCAPGVFPVMGLFTPMVLLGWRWTRRRSGVH